A region from the Methanobacterium bryantii genome encodes:
- a CDS encoding NifB/NifX family molybdenum-iron cluster-binding protein, protein MKVAVTSMGNSLDSQVSFVFGRCPYFIIADMENGDIKGDSSVENPAINERGGAGIKAAQFIANQEVEVLISGAVGPNAFDILKQVGIKAYMPKPGTVEENLKLLNDGQLEEIATPATGGPGAGGRGMGRGGMGRR, encoded by the coding sequence ATGAAAGTAGCTGTTACATCCATGGGAAATAGTTTAGATTCGCAGGTAAGTTTTGTATTTGGAAGGTGCCCTTATTTTATAATTGCAGATATGGAAAATGGTGATATTAAAGGGGATTCATCTGTAGAAAATCCTGCAATAAATGAAAGAGGAGGTGCAGGAATTAAAGCAGCTCAATTTATAGCAAATCAAGAAGTTGAAGTTTTAATTTCTGGAGCAGTAGGTCCAAATGCATTTGATATTTTGAAACAGGTGGGAATAAAAGCATATATGCCCAAACCAGGAACTGTGGAAGAAAATCTGAAGTTATTAAATGACGGCCAGTTAGAAGAAATAGCTACCCCCGCAACTGGAGGTCCAGGGGCAGGAGGTAGAGGAATGGGTAGAGGTGGAATGGGACGAAGATAA
- a CDS encoding 4Fe-4S dicluster domain-containing protein, translated as MVEITIDYDKCDGEECAECVDACPMEVFIIDNGKIIVQNIDECSVCEVCMDVCLNEAVKVQE; from the coding sequence ATGGTTGAAATAACAATAGACTACGATAAATGTGACGGTGAAGAATGTGCAGAATGTGTGGATGCTTGCCCTATGGAGGTCTTTATAATTGACAACGGCAAAATTATAGTTCAAAACATAGATGAATGCAGTGTATGTGAAGTATGTATGGACGTATGTCTCAATGAGGCAGTAAAAGTTCAAGAGTGA
- a CDS encoding nucleotide-binding protein, which produces MKVAITGGKGGTGKSTVSTALAVELAKNYKVMLVDADVECPDDHIILSIPREKIKDVTIFLPFFNEEKCLRCGKCGEICKENAIILIKNKFPFLVSGQCTGCGACRLACPNEAIEEDTQAVGSIYLGKPLLRSGIAENFILISGETDIGCESSSPVVNATIDFASSLEENYDFLVVDTAAGTHCNVIAALMDVDLAFAVAEPTPLGKHDLDLILKLLEIMEIRSEIIVNKSNIGDLGLIQELNCKYGVNILSEIPYTKEIIKSYSKGIPAVHEKISEIAEWMGRLL; this is translated from the coding sequence ATGAAAGTTGCCATAACCGGTGGAAAAGGAGGTACTGGAAAATCAACAGTATCAACAGCGCTTGCAGTAGAACTTGCAAAAAATTATAAAGTTATGCTGGTGGATGCAGATGTGGAGTGTCCAGATGATCATATTATCCTGTCCATCCCTCGAGAGAAAATAAAGGACGTAACCATATTTCTCCCATTTTTTAATGAAGAAAAGTGTTTAAGATGCGGTAAATGTGGCGAAATTTGCAAAGAAAACGCTATAATATTAATTAAAAATAAATTTCCTTTTTTAGTTAGTGGACAATGCACAGGATGTGGCGCATGTCGTTTAGCATGTCCCAATGAAGCTATTGAAGAGGATACACAGGCAGTAGGAAGTATATATCTGGGAAAACCTTTATTACGTTCGGGAATTGCTGAAAATTTTATTTTAATATCTGGGGAGACAGATATAGGCTGCGAGTCCAGTTCGCCAGTCGTAAATGCAACCATTGATTTTGCATCGTCACTGGAAGAAAATTATGATTTTTTGGTGGTAGATACGGCTGCAGGCACCCATTGTAATGTTATTGCTGCACTAATGGATGTTGATTTGGCTTTTGCGGTTGCAGAACCTACACCTCTTGGAAAACATGATCTGGATCTTATTTTAAAACTTTTGGAAATCATGGAAATAAGATCTGAAATAATTGTAAACAAATCAAATATAGGTGATTTGGGATTAATACAGGAATTAAACTGTAAATATGGAGTAAATATTTTATCAGAGATACCTTACACAAAAGAAATCATTAAAAGTTATTCTAAAGGTATTCCTGCTGTTCACGAAAAAATTTCAGAAATTGCAGAATGGATGGGGCGTTTATTATGA